Within Legionella birminghamensis, the genomic segment AGTTATCAATTGACCTGCAACCAGCATTACAGCGTTGGGTTGAATAGAAGTGGTCAGATCAGGAAGAGGCATTTCGGAAACACAGTTTTTGACGGACCAAACAAAGCTCAACGCTTGTCCGTGGCTCACAGCATCGGCTACCTCAGAAAAACTGCTTAACTCGGCGGCCTGAACAGAGAACGCGGCACCTGCCATTAAAGAGAGGACTATTTTTTTCATTTACTGCTCCTTGCTAAAACTCGCTAAGATGCCAAGATCTTTTGGAAAAGTCAAATCAATCAATTACTTCTAAAATCTTTTCCAGCTCAAAAACATAGCAACTTTTAAAAATCTATTCCCCTCTGTTTAGAAATAGCGTATCATTAGATCAATTGCGCCGATTTGAACTTTCAGCTTGCGGGCGCACAAAGCCAGTACCTGGTTTTTGTAAAACGGCTAAAGCGGATAATATTCTATCCTGCCCCAAATCCCCGCCTGCTGTACTCCATAGGTTATATGCATGATTGAATTAGTTGGGCTTTATAAATCTTATAATCAGGTAACCGCACTGAATAATGTCAACCTTTTTATTCAGGAAGGCGAAATATTTGGCATTATTGGCCGCAGCGGTGCCGGGAAATCCACTTTACTTCGCAGTATCAATTTGCTGGAAAGACCAGATTCTGGTGAGGTTCTTGTTGACAATAAATCAATGACGTCACTAATAGACGGGGATCTGCGTCAGGCCCGCCATAAAATTGCCATGATTTTCCAGCACTTTAATTTGCTGCAGTCAAAAACTGTCTATGACAACATTGCCTTGCCCATGCGGATACAAGGAATCAGCGAAGAAGAAATTGCTGCAAAGATT encodes:
- a CDS encoding VirK family protein yields the protein MKKIVLSLMAGAAFSVQAAELSSFSEVADAVSHGQALSFVWSVKNCVSEMPLPDLTTSIQPNAVMLVAGQLITASDRHFTLNDPFLPGTPAFGYSKFEVTADGKAALKITLMRAADYSKVREYSIQCQLGNGLNIFTAG